The Victivallis sp. Marseille-Q1083 DNA window CGGTCGGCGTGATCGGGTCGACAGTTCCACCAGCCGGCCGCGGACGACATCGTCATGCCAAGTTCGGACGACAAAACGGTTGCCGGCCGGCGGCAGCTCGAAACTGAGACGCTTGATCACGGTCATGCCGTCGTACCGGACGTCGAGGACGCCGTCATGCAGGTTGATCACCAGTTGCTTGAATTCATTGCGGTTCAGCGGGATCGATTGGAAAATCCAGCCGCGCCCATAGGGATCGGCCGGACCGGTGGCCATCCAGCCCCAGCCGGGAAAGCCGCCGCCATAGGTGAGTGTCAGTTTCCCCAATTGAAAGGCGAAACGGTCCGGCAGTTTGACCTGCATTTCCACATACAAATTCCGTCCGAACTGCGGTTCGAACGTTGCCACGGCCGCGCCGGTTGCCGGCGAGGCCGCCAGCACCAGTTCGTTCGCTGTCAGCTTGCTCTCCGGTGCCGCGTTGGTAAGCTGCCACTGCGCGGCGTCGAAACGGGTGACCGTCCAGGCCGGTTCCTCCGTAATTTCTTCAGGCGAAGGCGGAAATTCCGGTTCGCTTCCGGCCGGTTTGACGACCAGGAGCCGGCAACTGTGCGGCGCCAGTTCGTCGTGTAACCGGCTGCCGTCGACCGGTTCCCGGCGCAGATAATCGGCGACTTCGATCACCCGCCCCGGATACAGTTTGCTCAAATCCAGTTGATATTCGCCCGGGCGGTAACGCAAATTGCCGACTACGACCAACGATTCCCGTTCGCTGTAATAGAGCGAAACCAGGCAGGTTTCCGAGTTGAAGCCGAGTCGGGTCTGAGGGCGCCAGAAGGGATGGAACTCCCGGTCGGGGCCGCCGAATCGGGTCAGCAGTTGCAGGTCGAGCTCTTCCGGTTCGGTGTCGGTATTGACGGCGTACTCGCTGTTGAAGAGCAGCGCATAGACCAGCGCCGTGTCCAGACCGTCGTAGTTGTGCAGTTGTTTCGGCCAGTAGATGGTGCGCCAGCCCCACGGCAGGCCGGAATAGCCGACGGCGAACATCGCCCGGGACGGGTAATAGCCGCGCCGGAAACGCATCAGTTGTTCGCCTTCGAAGTAGGCGTCGAAGAAACTCAGGGTATTGACGTCGATTCCGCCGCCGGTGTGGGCGATCAGCCAGAATTCGTCGCCGGTGGCGTCGAAAAGGCCGCGCAGCCGTTTCAGAAATTCCCGCTGCTTGACTACCAGGCTGGGAGTGTCTGCTTCCAGCGCTGCCACTGTCGGGCGGCCGCAGCCGTACGGATGTAGCACGTTGGCGTCTCCCCAGGGAACCGAAAGTCCGTCGCTCATGATGCCGCGAATACCGGTTTCGGCGATCAGCTGGCGGTAGTTGTGCAGTTGCAGATCACCCTCCGGCCCACGTTTGCAGGTCGCGTAACAATCCTTGTCCTGCCAGAAATAATAACGCCATTGCGGTTCCAGCTCCAGATCGTCGCGGAACTCTGTCATCGCCGGGGCGTCCTCCTGCAGACCCTGGCAGCAATAGAGGGTCAGCAACCGGTTTTGCTCTGCCAGCTCTGCCACCCGGGTTTTCAACGCTTCCGTTCTGCCGAGGTCGGGGTAGCCGTGCCAGCGGCTCCAGCCTTCCCACCACCAGGTCGCCGCGGAGCGCACCGGGCGGTTCGGATAAGGCTTGGTGGGAGTCGGCTGCAGGAAGAAACGGAAAAGCGCCGAGCGGCCCTGCAATTGTCCGGCGCCGTCCACCAGCCGCACGATCAATTCATCGCCGTCCGCCGTTTGGCGCAGTTCCAGTTGATGGCGGATATCCCGTGACCGGAATGGGTCGGTATCGTAATTAAACGAGAGTCCTTCCTCTTCATTGCCGACCCATAATGTCGAGGCCGGGCCGCGGTAGCCGGCGCCGGTCAGCGCGCCGGCTTTCTGAACCGAAACACCGGGTAGCAGGTATTTCGCCACGCCGTCCGCCAGCGGAATGATGACCGTCACCTGGTCGATATCCGCCAGCTCTGGTGTGGTGAGTTCGAATTTGTATTCGATGAAGCCGTCGAAGTCGACTTTGGCCCGCGCTTCGATGGCGGTGCCGTCATCGGCGTGCAGGCTGCCGGCAACTCTTGCCTGAGTGCCGTCGAGCGCCAGTTGGGCCGGCGGTCCGGAAAGTTTCAATGTCGTTCCCCGCCGGGAGATGAGCAACCGGGCCGGACCGCCGAGCAACGCATCTCGCGCTCCGTTGCGCCGGACTGCCGACGGCAGCGCGTTCGGGGCGAATTCCAGCGACTGATGCAGCAGTTTCAAATGATTGTCGACGAGTTCGGGCAGCGTCCACGGCGCTGGGATTTTTTGATCGATATATTCGGCCCCGGCGTCGGTTCCCAGCCATTCCGGCATGGTCATCGCCGGGCAGACGGTCGTCACTTCGGCAACCGGTTTGCCGGCTGGATCGCGGACTGTGAAATGGGCTTGGCGTTCCGGCTGGTCGCCCGGCGGCAGAGGGCAGACCAGCAGCGCTTGGCGCTCTTCCAGCAGATTCCGGTCGCGGTCGACGGCAGGGAAGAATTGCAGCACGCCTTCCACCGGGACGCAGCCGCTGACTTCCAGCCGGGCGGACAGCTCCGGCTGTTTCCCGGTGATCTTGACGCTGCCGACCACCACGCCGTTCAACGGCCCGTATTTGATCGCCGCCCGGCAGGTCGCTGCCGGCAACGTCTGCCGCCGGGGAGGCGGAAACCGTTCCCGCGTGGCGTCGCCGCCGAAGACGAACCGGCCGAACGGCATCGCTGCGTAACCGCCATAACTCGGCAAATGCCAACCCAGCATGTCCGGCGGACGGAAACGGAAGAGATTGCCATAGATGGTCCGACCGGCGACGGCTTCGAGTCCGCAGGCGACAAACGGAATGCGCAGTTCCACCGTCCAGCCTTCGCCCGGCTGGACCGAAACGGCGGAATCGAACCCGGCGACTTCCAGCGGCGCTTCGTTGAATTGGCGCTGTCGGGCGTTGACGGCGTTGACGGTGAAGAGGTAGTAGAAATCGGCGGCAGCCACTTCGCCGTCCAACGCTCCCTCGTAACCACCAACGTTGATTTTATCCCGGACCGCGATCTCCGGGTCAGCGACGCCGAGAACGACTTGAATGGCGTCGTCATTGTTGAAAAAGAGGTCGTGCCAGGGACGCTGGTAGGCTTCGGGATAACCGGGAGTACCATCGAAACAGCGCGCTGCGACATACAATGCTTCGTCGTCGAACATCAAGTGGAATTCTGTTGCCACCGCGGCCGCTGTCGGCGAACCCAGCGGCCGGATTTGCCGGATTACCGCCGCCTGCGACCACTCTTCCGGAGAAAAGCGGCCGTCGATGATTGGTGCGGTGCCGGTTTGGAATGGAATGACGGCCTGCGGCATTTCCGGCCCGGCGGCGGCAGCGGTGAACAGCGGCAGGAAAAAAAGAGCGGATAAGTGGCGAATTGACATGGCTGGACCTCTGG harbors:
- a CDS encoding glycoside hydrolase domain-containing protein, with translation MSIRHLSALFFLPLFTAAAAGPEMPQAVIPFQTGTAPIIDGRFSPEEWSQAAVIRQIRPLGSPTAAAVATEFHLMFDDEALYVAARCFDGTPGYPEAYQRPWHDLFFNNDDAIQVVLGVADPEIAVRDKINVGGYEGALDGEVAAADFYYLFTVNAVNARQRQFNEAPLEVAGFDSAVSVQPGEGWTVELRIPFVACGLEAVAGRTIYGNLFRFRPPDMLGWHLPSYGGYAAMPFGRFVFGGDATRERFPPPRRQTLPAATCRAAIKYGPLNGVVVGSVKITGKQPELSARLEVSGCVPVEGVLQFFPAVDRDRNLLEERQALLVCPLPPGDQPERQAHFTVRDPAGKPVAEVTTVCPAMTMPEWLGTDAGAEYIDQKIPAPWTLPELVDNHLKLLHQSLEFAPNALPSAVRRNGARDALLGGPARLLISRRGTTLKLSGPPAQLALDGTQARVAGSLHADDGTAIEARAKVDFDGFIEYKFELTTPELADIDQVTVIIPLADGVAKYLLPGVSVQKAGALTGAGYRGPASTLWVGNEEEGLSFNYDTDPFRSRDIRHQLELRQTADGDELIVRLVDGAGQLQGRSALFRFFLQPTPTKPYPNRPVRSAATWWWEGWSRWHGYPDLGRTEALKTRVAELAEQNRLLTLYCCQGLQEDAPAMTEFRDDLELEPQWRYYFWQDKDCYATCKRGPEGDLQLHNYRQLIAETGIRGIMSDGLSVPWGDANVLHPYGCGRPTVAALEADTPSLVVKQREFLKRLRGLFDATGDEFWLIAHTGGGIDVNTLSFFDAYFEGEQLMRFRRGYYPSRAMFAVGYSGLPWGWRTIYWPKQLHNYDGLDTALVYALLFNSEYAVNTDTEPEELDLQLLTRFGGPDREFHPFWRPQTRLGFNSETCLVSLYYSERESLVVVGNLRYRPGEYQLDLSKLYPGRVIEVADYLRREPVDGSRLHDELAPHSCRLLVVKPAGSEPEFPPSPEEITEEPAWTVTRFDAAQWQLTNAAPESKLTANELVLAASPATGAAVATFEPQFGRNLYVEMQVKLPDRFAFQLGKLTLTYGGGFPGWGWMATGPADPYGRGWIFQSIPLNRNEFKQLVINLHDGVLDVRYDGMTVIKRLSFELPPAGNRFVVRTWHDDVVRGRLVELSTRSRRPAPPAILHPVNSVPERQP